In Bosea vestrisii, the following are encoded in one genomic region:
- a CDS encoding WD40 repeat domain-containing protein: METITKPVSLREHVVPVEAGEHVVGAFWLKQTLAFALSDGRVLRWRDGETESVEANRGGLLSAVSDGARLISGGDDGRVVATSADGEPQELALDPKRRWIDAVTVSAAGSLAWNTGRTVHARDDKGKLRSIEVASTPQGLAFAPKGYRLAIAQMNGVLLWYPNTEAKPDFLDWKGSHLEVTWSPDGRFVVSAMQENALHGWRLGDKPSHMRMTGYPAKPRSLSWSHDGLWLASSGADAAIVWPFQGDGPTGKAPRECGARHAKVTRVAFHPKALVLAIGYDDGCILMVRLTDASELLVRPAQRGSGITAFAWDKLGKRLAFGAEDGAAGVLTLPGG, from the coding sequence ATGGAGACCATCACCAAACCCGTCTCGCTGCGCGAGCATGTCGTTCCCGTCGAAGCTGGCGAGCACGTCGTCGGCGCCTTCTGGCTGAAGCAGACGCTGGCCTTCGCGCTTTCCGACGGGCGCGTGCTGCGCTGGCGCGATGGCGAGACGGAGAGCGTCGAGGCCAATCGCGGCGGTCTGCTCTCTGCCGTCTCGGATGGCGCGCGGCTGATCAGCGGCGGCGATGACGGCCGCGTCGTCGCGACATCAGCCGATGGCGAGCCGCAGGAACTCGCACTCGATCCGAAGCGGCGCTGGATCGATGCCGTGACTGTATCGGCCGCCGGCAGCCTCGCCTGGAACACGGGCCGCACCGTCCATGCGCGTGACGACAAGGGCAAGCTCAGGTCGATCGAGGTCGCCTCGACGCCGCAGGGCCTCGCCTTCGCGCCGAAGGGCTACCGCCTCGCCATCGCGCAGATGAACGGTGTGCTGCTCTGGTATCCCAACACCGAGGCCAAGCCCGACTTCCTCGACTGGAAGGGCTCGCATCTCGAGGTGACCTGGTCGCCTGACGGGCGTTTCGTCGTCAGCGCGATGCAGGAGAACGCGCTGCATGGCTGGCGCCTCGGCGACAAGCCGAGCCATATGCGCATGACCGGCTACCCGGCCAAGCCTCGCTCGCTGTCCTGGTCGCATGACGGGCTCTGGCTCGCATCGTCGGGAGCCGACGCCGCGATCGTCTGGCCCTTCCAGGGCGACGGGCCAACCGGCAAGGCGCCGCGCGAATGCGGCGCGCGCCACGCCAAGGTCACCCGCGTCGCCTTCCATCCGAAGGCGCTGGTATTGGCGATCGGCTACGATGACGGCTGCATCCTGATGGTGCGCCTGACCGACGCCTCGGAACTGCTGGTGCGGCCGGCACAGCGCGGCAGCGGCATCACCGCCTTCGCCTGGGACAAGCTCGGCAAGCGCCTCGCCTTCGGCGCCGAAGACGGCGCGGCCGGCGTGTTGACCCTTCCGGGCGGCTGA
- a CDS encoding winged helix-turn-helix domain-containing protein — protein MATRPRKILKLDKAQARRIWLKAQKLDAREPFGSGPEATAAAVSHLGYVQIDTINVVERCHHHILYSRIPGYRRDDLAQAQSLDKSVFEYWTHALSYAPTADLRYFLPAMKAHRAEPKRWAAVGNGEETRKLLRRIRKDGALTIRDIDTDVLVEKTHLWASKKPSKGLLERAFYDGELVISARSGMLKTYELMDRHFGWEKRPTPASERQIAAYKLDRALQAQGIVSLDSICHLDAPSKKAVAELIAGRMRRKELVPVAIEGAEKTPHWARPDALAPVTPSDEGLVHILSPFDPLVIQRKRLKLFFGYDHIFEAYLPKEKRVFGYFGLPVLAGDRIVAVADLKADRAARKLLVQQWTWLEPEPSPELKRQVDEEMQRFERFQLD, from the coding sequence ATGGCGACGCGACCGCGAAAAATCCTGAAGCTCGACAAGGCACAAGCGCGCCGGATCTGGCTCAAAGCCCAGAAACTAGATGCGCGAGAGCCCTTCGGCTCCGGGCCTGAGGCGACGGCGGCCGCGGTTAGCCATCTCGGCTATGTCCAGATCGACACGATCAACGTGGTCGAGCGCTGCCACCACCACATCCTCTACAGCCGCATCCCGGGTTACCGCCGCGATGACCTCGCGCAGGCGCAGTCACTGGACAAGTCGGTGTTCGAGTACTGGACGCATGCTCTGTCCTATGCGCCCACAGCCGACCTCCGTTATTTCCTGCCGGCGATGAAGGCGCATCGCGCCGAGCCGAAGCGCTGGGCCGCGGTCGGCAATGGTGAGGAGACACGCAAGCTGCTGCGTCGCATCCGCAAGGACGGCGCGCTCACCATTCGCGACATCGACACCGACGTGCTGGTCGAGAAGACGCATCTCTGGGCGAGCAAGAAGCCGTCCAAGGGCTTGCTCGAACGGGCCTTCTACGATGGCGAGCTCGTCATCTCGGCACGCTCCGGCATGCTTAAGACCTATGAGCTCATGGATCGGCATTTTGGCTGGGAGAAGCGGCCAACGCCGGCCTCCGAACGACAGATCGCCGCCTACAAGCTGGACCGCGCCCTGCAAGCGCAGGGTATCGTCAGCCTCGACTCGATCTGCCATCTCGATGCGCCCAGCAAGAAGGCGGTCGCAGAGCTGATCGCCGGGCGTATGAGGCGCAAGGAGCTCGTGCCGGTCGCGATCGAGGGCGCGGAGAAGACACCGCATTGGGCACGGCCGGACGCTCTGGCGCCCGTTACCCCCTCGGATGAGGGGCTCGTCCACATCCTCTCGCCCTTCGATCCGCTGGTTATCCAGCGCAAGCGCCTGAAGCTGTTCTTCGGCTACGATCACATATTCGAAGCCTACCTACCGAAGGAGAAGCGCGTCTTCGGCTATTTCGGCCTGCCGGTGCTGGCGGGGGACCGCATCGTAGCCGTTGCCGATCTCAAGGCCGACCGGGCGGCGCGTAAGCTGCTGGTGCAGCAATGGACTTGGCTGGAGCCCGAACCGTCGCCCGAGCTGAAGCGGCAGGTCGACGAGGAGATGCAGCGCTTCGAACGCTTTCAGCTCGACTAG
- the aztA gene encoding zinc ABC transporter ATP-binding protein AztA has product MNKSTKPVPAIRFSDLTLGYDRHPAVHHLSGEIAPGSLIAIVGPNGAGKSTLLKAIAGALAPLDGTIALAKGKRLAYLPQSAELDRSFPIHVYDLVAMGLWGTAGIFGRIGFGQRSKIEAAIAAVGLTGFEDRSIGTLSGGQMQRALFARLLLQDADIILLDEPFTAIDARTSADLLALVQRWHGESRTVVAVLHDIETVKRAFPQTLLLAREAIAWGETGEVLTANNLLKARRMVEAFDSHAAPCAA; this is encoded by the coding sequence GTGAACAAGAGTACAAAACCCGTGCCCGCCATCCGTTTCAGCGACCTGACGCTCGGCTATGACCGCCACCCGGCGGTGCATCATCTCTCCGGCGAGATCGCGCCGGGCAGCCTGATCGCGATCGTCGGGCCGAACGGCGCCGGCAAATCGACCCTGCTCAAGGCTATCGCCGGCGCGCTCGCGCCGCTCGACGGCACGATCGCGCTCGCCAAGGGCAAGCGCCTGGCCTATCTCCCGCAATCGGCCGAGCTCGACCGCTCCTTCCCGATCCATGTCTACGATCTCGTCGCGATGGGGCTATGGGGCACGGCCGGCATCTTCGGCCGGATCGGCTTTGGCCAGCGCAGTAAGATCGAGGCGGCGATCGCTGCCGTCGGCCTCACTGGCTTCGAGGACCGCAGCATCGGCACGCTCTCGGGCGGCCAGATGCAGCGGGCGCTGTTCGCCCGGCTCCTGCTGCAGGACGCCGACATCATCCTGCTCGACGAGCCTTTCACGGCGATCGATGCCCGCACCAGCGCCGACCTGCTGGCGCTGGTCCAGCGCTGGCATGGCGAGAGCCGGACCGTCGTCGCCGTGCTGCACGATATCGAGACGGTGAAGCGCGCCTTCCCGCAGACGCTGCTGTTGGCGCGCGAGGCGATCGCCTGGGGCGAGACCGGCGAGGTGCTGACGGCGAACAACCTGCTCAAGGCGCGCCGCATGGTCGAGGCCTTCGACAGCCACGCCGCGCCCTGCGCCGCCTGA
- a CDS encoding SGNH/GDSL hydrolase family protein → MRTRSLFMVLAAALLLLATGGPTSIAQNPMPPGRIPSPPPQGRSLFNMFWQIPERPAVQQRQPRERVAPAPRQAPTRVVVRDDPVIPKVDVNHHVLVIGDTLAGQIAEGLQDSLGDRADVAVVNKTKADSGLVRTDFYDWPKAAGEFLAADAKVMVGVISLGPNDRQVIREGDVTHEPLSERWLQLYKTRIDAIASAFSAKRVPLIWVGAPPMQNPRLSADLITLNDLFRKGVEAGGGQYVDLWAAYVDGENRYTATGPDVNGQIAKLRLGDGVHFTRAGARKAAHFVDVVVRRLLEGTPTQNVIALPTSPETGAPLAPDLQPGGVERLIDRMVSGLPADLQLIPVAPPRPLAGPILPLTGAVAGSGDTVLITSVQEARGRGDVAAQLDRVFGQGIAPEPRPGRADDFSWPRSN, encoded by the coding sequence ATGCGGACGCGTTCGCTCTTCATGGTTCTGGCGGCGGCCCTGCTCCTGCTCGCGACGGGCGGGCCGACCTCGATCGCCCAGAACCCGATGCCACCGGGTCGGATACCGTCGCCGCCGCCGCAGGGCCGCAGCCTGTTCAACATGTTCTGGCAGATTCCGGAGCGGCCGGCAGTCCAGCAACGGCAGCCCCGCGAGCGAGTCGCTCCAGCGCCGCGCCAGGCGCCGACACGTGTTGTCGTCCGTGACGATCCGGTCATCCCCAAGGTCGACGTCAACCATCATGTGCTGGTGATCGGCGACACGCTGGCCGGGCAGATTGCCGAAGGGCTGCAGGACAGCTTGGGTGACCGCGCCGATGTCGCGGTGGTGAACAAGACCAAGGCCGATAGCGGGCTGGTCCGGACCGATTTCTACGACTGGCCGAAGGCGGCCGGGGAGTTCCTCGCGGCCGATGCCAAGGTCATGGTTGGGGTCATCAGCCTCGGTCCGAACGATCGCCAGGTGATCCGCGAAGGCGACGTCACGCACGAACCTCTGAGCGAGCGCTGGCTCCAGCTCTACAAGACCAGGATCGACGCCATTGCCTCCGCCTTCAGCGCCAAGCGGGTGCCGCTGATCTGGGTCGGCGCGCCGCCGATGCAGAATCCCCGGCTATCGGCCGACCTGATCACGCTGAACGACCTCTTCCGCAAGGGCGTGGAAGCGGGCGGCGGCCAGTATGTCGACCTCTGGGCCGCTTATGTCGACGGCGAGAACCGCTATACCGCGACCGGGCCGGATGTGAACGGGCAGATCGCCAAGCTCCGGCTCGGCGACGGCGTCCATTTCACCAGGGCCGGCGCCCGCAAAGCCGCGCATTTCGTCGATGTCGTCGTTCGCCGTCTGTTGGAGGGCACGCCGACGCAGAATGTCATCGCCCTGCCGACCTCGCCCGAGACCGGCGCCCCGCTCGCACCCGACCTGCAGCCGGGCGGCGTCGAGCGCCTGATCGACCGCATGGTCAGCGGCCTGCCCGCCGATCTCCAGCTCATTCCGGTTGCCCCGCCAAGACCGCTCGCTGGACCGATTCTGCCCCTGACCGGTGCGGTTGCGGGCAGCGGCGATACGGTACTGATCACCTCGGTGCAGGAGGCGCGTGGTCGCGGCGATGTCGCAGCCCAGCTCGACCGCGTCTTCGGCCAGGGGATCGCACCCGAGCCGCGCCCCGGTCGTGCCGACGATTTCAGCTGGCCTCGGTCGAACTAG
- a CDS encoding metal ABC transporter substrate-binding protein — protein MLNRRSVLLGLAAGAVLPLPGLAQEKLSVVASFSILGDFVREIGGERVSVALLVGPDGDAHVYSPTPADAKTVAGAKLVVVNGLKFEGWLTRLIKSSGTKATIATATTGITPQKLADDHGHGHGGEDPHAWQSVANAKIYVGNVRDALVAADAAGKAIYEANAAAYLTKLDALEAEIKAAVARIPAERRKAITSHDAFGYFVKAYGIAFIAPQGVSTEAEASAKDVARIIRQIKAEKMPAVFLENITNPRLAEQIAKESGAKIGGRLYSDALSAANGPAGTYIAMMKYNISQIEKALVGGPA, from the coding sequence ATGCTGAACCGCCGCTCCGTTCTTCTCGGCCTTGCCGCCGGTGCCGTCCTGCCGCTGCCGGGCCTGGCCCAGGAGAAACTGTCCGTGGTCGCGAGCTTCTCGATCCTCGGCGACTTCGTACGCGAGATCGGGGGCGAGCGGGTTTCCGTGGCGCTGCTGGTCGGGCCCGATGGCGACGCCCATGTCTATTCGCCGACGCCGGCCGATGCGAAGACGGTCGCGGGCGCGAAGCTCGTCGTCGTCAACGGTCTGAAGTTCGAGGGCTGGCTGACCCGCTTGATCAAGTCGTCGGGCACCAAGGCGACGATCGCCACCGCGACCACAGGCATCACCCCGCAAAAGCTGGCCGACGATCACGGTCACGGCCATGGCGGCGAGGATCCGCATGCCTGGCAGAGCGTCGCCAATGCCAAGATCTATGTCGGCAATGTCCGCGATGCGCTGGTTGCAGCCGACGCTGCCGGCAAGGCGATCTACGAGGCCAATGCCGCCGCTTATCTTACGAAGCTCGATGCGCTCGAGGCCGAGATCAAGGCTGCGGTCGCGCGCATCCCGGCGGAGCGGCGCAAGGCGATCACCTCGCACGACGCCTTCGGCTATTTCGTCAAAGCCTACGGCATCGCGTTCATCGCACCGCAGGGCGTCTCGACCGAAGCAGAGGCCTCGGCCAAGGACGTCGCGCGCATCATCCGCCAGATCAAGGCGGAGAAGATGCCGGCGGTCTTCCTCGAAAACATCACCAATCCGCGCCTGGCCGAGCAGATAGCCAAAGAGAGCGGGGCGAAGATCGGCGGGCGGCTCTATTCGGATGCGCTCTCGGCTGCGAACGGTCCGGCCGGGACTTACATCGCGATGATGAAATACAATATAAGCCAGATCGAAAAGGCGCTCGTCGGCGGCCCGGCCTGA
- a CDS encoding glucan biosynthesis protein — translation MQPRQPTTPLIDRRTLLAGAAGTAALAAAGFSGPALAQQGLKLGTAEVFSFDGLKARARDLAGKPYEPPPNPKPDVLEKIDYDAHGKIKFKPELALWANGPSPWPVTFFHLGRYFQKPVRMHVLDDGKSREIVYDESYFEMPADSPAKQLPPGAGFAGFRFQESRSGHPGRKGEKLDWQKNDWVAFLGASYFRAIGELYQYGLSARGLAVDPAVGDRPEEFPDFTHVWLETPGEAAEHVVVYALLSGPSVAGAFRFRMHRGKGVDMETEQELHLRKDVARLGIAPLTSMYWYSETAKTTMVDWRPEVHDSDGLALWTGSGERAWRPLNNPQRTVASSFVDDNPRGFGLMQRDREIGHYLDGVFYERRPSLWIETLGQWGKGAVQLIEIPTDDEIHDNIVAMWVPEAPAKAGNAYNFRYRLHWLADEPFPPALGRVVATRLGNGGQPGTVRPKGVRKFMIEFKGPALEDIPFGVKPEVVLSASRGSFSYTFAEAVPNDVPGHWRAQFDLTVDGTDPVEMRCFLRGGDKVLTETWLYQYWPG, via the coding sequence ATGCAGCCGCGACAGCCGACCACGCCCCTGATCGACCGCCGCACATTGCTTGCAGGCGCCGCCGGCACGGCCGCCCTCGCCGCAGCGGGCTTCTCCGGCCCGGCGCTGGCCCAGCAGGGGTTGAAGCTCGGCACGGCCGAAGTCTTCTCCTTCGACGGCCTGAAGGCGCGGGCTCGCGACCTTGCCGGCAAACCCTATGAGCCGCCGCCGAATCCCAAGCCGGACGTGCTCGAGAAGATCGACTACGATGCCCATGGCAAGATCAAGTTCAAGCCGGAACTGGCGCTCTGGGCGAACGGGCCCTCGCCCTGGCCGGTGACCTTCTTCCATCTCGGCCGCTACTTCCAGAAGCCCGTGCGCATGCATGTCCTCGACGACGGCAAGTCGCGCGAGATCGTCTACGACGAGAGCTATTTCGAGATGCCGGCCGATTCACCGGCCAAGCAATTGCCGCCGGGCGCCGGTTTCGCCGGCTTCCGCTTCCAGGAAAGCCGCTCCGGCCATCCCGGCCGCAAGGGCGAGAAGCTCGACTGGCAGAAGAACGACTGGGTCGCCTTCCTCGGCGCCTCCTATTTCCGCGCCATCGGCGAGCTCTACCAGTACGGGCTCTCGGCCCGCGGCCTCGCCGTCGATCCGGCGGTCGGCGACCGGCCGGAGGAATTCCCCGATTTCACCCATGTCTGGCTGGAGACGCCCGGTGAGGCGGCCGAGCATGTCGTCGTCTATGCCCTGCTCTCGGGGCCGAGCGTGGCGGGGGCCTTCCGTTTCCGCATGCATCGCGGCAAGGGCGTCGACATGGAGACCGAGCAGGAACTGCACCTGCGCAAGGACGTCGCGCGGCTCGGCATCGCGCCGCTGACCTCGATGTACTGGTATTCCGAGACGGCCAAGACGACCATGGTCGACTGGCGGCCGGAGGTGCACGATTCCGACGGGCTCGCGCTCTGGACCGGCAGCGGCGAGCGCGCCTGGCGCCCGCTCAACAATCCCCAGCGCACCGTCGCTTCGTCCTTCGTCGACGACAACCCGCGCGGCTTCGGGCTGATGCAGCGCGACCGCGAAATCGGCCACTACCTCGATGGCGTCTTCTATGAGCGCCGGCCGAGCCTCTGGATCGAGACGCTCGGCCAATGGGGCAAGGGCGCGGTCCAGCTGATCGAGATCCCGACCGACGACGAGATTCACGACAACATCGTGGCGATGTGGGTGCCGGAGGCCCCGGCCAAGGCCGGGAACGCCTATAACTTCCGCTATCGCCTGCACTGGCTCGCGGATGAGCCTTTCCCTCCGGCGCTCGGCCGCGTCGTCGCGACAAGGCTCGGCAATGGCGGCCAGCCTGGCACGGTGCGGCCCAAGGGCGTGCGCAAGTTCATGATCGAGTTCAAGGGGCCGGCGCTCGAGGACATCCCGTTCGGGGTCAAGCCCGAGGTCGTGCTCTCGGCCTCGCGCGGCTCGTTTTCCTACACCTTCGCCGAGGCGGTGCCGAACGACGTGCCGGGCCACTGGCGGGCGCAGTTCGATCTTACTGTCGATGGTACCGACCCGGTCGAGATGCGCTGCTTCCTGCGCGGCGGCGACAAGGTGCTGACCGAAACCTGGCTCTACCAGTACTGGCCGGGCTGA
- a CDS encoding metal ABC transporter permease — MLYDLLIGPFAEFDFMRRALVGVIALSVSGAPVGVFLMLRRMSLTGDAMAHAILPGAALGYLVAGFSLPAMTLGGLVAGFAVALAAGAVARLTVLKEDASLAAFYLISLALGVTLVSLRGSAVDLFHVLFGNVLALDDDVLVLLSSVASLTLGVLALVYRPLVLECVDPGFLRSVSRSGGVVHLTFLGLVVLNLVAGFHALGTLLAVGLMMLPAAAARFWTADITRLILLASGFGMASGYIGLVASYAAGSNLPAGPAIILSAGALYLGSLLLGSQGGLARRLLPRAHLQR, encoded by the coding sequence ATGCTCTACGACCTCCTGATCGGCCCCTTCGCCGAATTCGACTTCATGCGCCGGGCGCTGGTCGGCGTGATCGCGCTGTCGGTCTCCGGCGCGCCAGTCGGCGTCTTCCTGATGCTGCGGCGGATGAGCCTGACCGGCGACGCCATGGCGCATGCGATCCTGCCGGGCGCGGCGCTCGGCTATCTCGTCGCGGGCTTCTCGCTGCCGGCGATGACGCTGGGCGGGCTCGTGGCCGGTTTCGCGGTCGCGCTCGCCGCCGGCGCCGTCGCGCGCCTGACCGTGCTCAAGGAAGACGCCTCGCTGGCCGCCTTCTACCTGATCTCGCTGGCGCTCGGCGTCACCCTGGTCTCGCTGCGCGGCTCGGCGGTCGACCTCTTCCACGTGCTGTTCGGCAATGTGCTGGCGCTCGACGACGATGTGCTGGTGCTGCTCTCCAGCGTCGCCAGCCTGACGCTCGGCGTGCTGGCGCTGGTCTACCGCCCGCTTGTGCTCGAATGCGTCGATCCCGGCTTCCTGCGTTCGGTCAGTCGTTCAGGCGGCGTCGTGCACCTGACCTTCCTCGGCCTCGTCGTGCTCAACCTCGTTGCCGGCTTCCATGCGCTCGGCACGCTGCTCGCGGTCGGCCTGATGATGCTGCCGGCCGCCGCGGCGCGGTTCTGGACCGCCGACATTACCCGGCTGATCCTGCTGGCCTCCGGCTTTGGCATGGCGTCCGGCTATATCGGCCTCGTCGCCTCCTATGCCGCCGGCAGCAATCTTCCGGCTGGACCGGCGATCATCCTGTCGGCTGGCGCGCTCTATCTCGGCTCGCTCCTGCTGGGATCGCAGGGCGGCCTTGCGCGACGCCTCTTGCCGAGGGCCCATCTCCAGCGCTAG